From the Marivivens sp. LCG002 genome, the window GTTGCTCTTCAAAGTGGTCGGCACCGATGCTTGTGACCGCAATCGTCTTGAGCACGAAAAACAGCCCCACGACAACAAACAGCGCCGCAAACGGAAAGCGCACGTCGATTTGGCGCGGTCGCAGCACGGGGCGCTGTCCCACATTGAAATCGACGCCGTAGATCGCTTTCATACGATCTTCGAACGACGGCTCGTGCCATTGGACTGGGTTTTGACGTGACTGTGACATTACTCAACTCGGGACCTAATCTACCCAAGCTATATGCCAAATGTGTGGCGGTCCACTGGCATAAGTCGGGCGAAATCATGTCACTGTCGCCAGAGCGCGATCAATCCTTGCGCATGGTAAGCGTTGTCCAGTCTCCGATGCTCGATCGCTTGTAAGAGCCGAAACCGTTTGCCCGATAGGTCTCTTCCACCGAATCGGCTTGCTCGTTCAGAATGCCCGAGAGGATGATGAAACCACCGCTTACGAGGTGCGCCGACATCTCGGGCGCAAGAGCGATCAGCGGACCCTTGAGGATGTTCGCAAAGATCAAATCAAAGGGTGCGACCTCGGCCAATGCGGGAGTGTCGAACCCTGCCGCTTCGACACAGGTCACCTTGCCGACAAGCCCGTTCGCGACGACATTCGCCTCGGCCACATCAACAGCCACGCGGTCGATGTCGGAGGCAAGGATCGGAACGCCGTCCCAAACCCGCGCCGCCGCCATGGCAAGCACGGCCGTGCCGCAGCCGATATCCGCAACCTTGCCTGCTGCAAGCCCGTCATCGAGCAGCGCATCGAACGCCTTGAGGCAGCCCAGCGTCGTGCCATGATGGCCCGTGCCAAAGGCCATCG encodes:
- a CDS encoding 50S ribosomal protein L11 methyltransferase; the encoded protein is MTTYSAITTINGQLAAEALAEKCENLFPEPTGVGTFEVEDDSGLWEVAVYFTEEPDQAGLALLAAMHEANGFVVSEIPDQDWVAKVRRELAPVEAGRFFVYGSHDADKVPSGRVPLLIDAAMAFGTGHHGTTLGCLKAFDALLDDGLAAGKVADIGCGTAVLAMAAARVWDGVPILASDIDRVAVDVAEANVVANGLVGKVTCVEAAGFDTPALAEVAPFDLIFANILKGPLIALAPEMSAHLVSGGFIILSGILNEQADSVEETYRANGFGSYKRSSIGDWTTLTMRKD